CGATGCGCGGATGCACGCATTGTACAATTGCGTCGATGACCGGGCGTGGCGTGAAGTACTGGCCCGCGCCGGACTTGACTTCAGAGGCGTTCTTTTCGAGCAGTCCTTCGTAAATCCGCCCTTTCACATCGACGCCAATGCCGATCCACGGCCCTTCGCTGGCGATGAGCGACACCACGCGCTTGAGCTTGGCCGGGTCGGTGAGCTTGTTCTGCGCTTTGCGGAAAATGGTGCCGATCAGCCCCGGCTCCTTGCCGAGCTGTTCGAGCGAGTGGCGGTATTGCAGCTCCAGCGCGTCGCCGTCCTTGCCCACCAACTCCGCCCAGCGATACTCGTCGGGAATGATCGACGGTTCGCCAAGCAGCGCCGTGCGCTCATCGTCCATTTTGAGGAACAGGAGATAGGTGATCTGCTCGACATAATCGCCGTAGGATATGCCCTGATCGCGCAGCACATGCGCGTAATTCCAGACTTTGGAGACAAGAGACGAATAGTCGCGTTCGGTCATAGGGAAAATTTGATTTTTGTGCTGTTCCGTTTGTTTTTCCTGTCATTCTGAGTCCGACAAAGTCGGGGGAAGAATCCAGATGAGCCTCGTAAGATATTCTGAATTAGTCAGTTATTACGACGTTCCGAAAAACTGGATTCTTCACTTCGTTCAGAATGACAACCCAGATTTTTGTTATCAGTCAAGTCGTTGCCTTACGCCCGCGCCTTCCGGCGGTTTTCGGCGCGTTCCCATCCCGCGCCGCCGATGCCCGTTCGGCCTGAATCCGCGCCAGAAGCTCGCTGGCTGGTTCGTCACGCGGGTCTTGCGGCACCAGCTCGCCGGAAAACGCCGCCTTCAGAATCGACTGCCGCAGCATCCCGCTCCGCGCCAACTCCGTAGCGCACCACTTCTCAAGCGCATCGATTTGCGAGAAAATATCGTCAACTTTTGATATGATTTCTTTTTGTTCGATAGACGAACAAAGAACAAACGGCAGATTTTTAATAATGGAAAGATTCAAAATATCCATTGTTGCACCATGAGCATCAAGGTGATACATTGACTTTAGGAAAGCGCTCTCAAAGTACATTTTGAAGAACTTCGGATCATAAATACTCAAATCAAATGATATTTTAATCAATCGAGGATTTATTATTCCTGGCTCAATTTTTTCAGGCAAAACCATAACTTTTCCAATTGTCCCGACGAGACTTATAAGAACATCAAAAGGCTTAACTGCACAGCTTTTTAATAACTCATATTTTTCCTCATTTATATAATAATCTCCATATTGTGAATCCCCAGATATAACCTGCTCTTGACCATATATTTTATAACCAGAACCCACATAAAACTCTTTTTTCAGAGCACTACCAAATGGCCCCGCTTTAATTGCATTTTTCTCATCACAAGCTAAACTTTCAATTGATACCCATACCCAAGTATCAGGAATTTGCGGGAGAGCTGATGTATCTATAATTGTCGGCTCCTGATATTTTCCACGCCCATTCCAGTTCTTTCGTCGCAACTCAAGAATCCGCCGCAAAAGCGCCTCGCCAGATTCAAGCCGATGCTCGTTCTGCTCACGCCACTCTCTGGTCAATTCACCGGTAACAGCAGCTTTTAAAACAGATTGGCGATAGACGCCAAGCTGTTGCTGAACCTGCTTCAGCAGCGCTTCGCCTTTATCGAGATCGCTGAACAGCATCTCGATTTTATCCACAATCCGCTTTTGCTCGTTGAGTGGAGGCAGTAAAATAGAAATCGATTGTATATCTATTGCACTAATATTCTGTATAGCCATACCCTTTGACTTCTCAAGTAAAATACCATGAGCGTTTGCCAAGAAAAATTTTATAAAACTAACATCAATATCTCCCTGAGGTCGAAGTAAACCTGTGCGTTGATTTTGCAGGGCAGGCTTATCATACTTATACACAGAAGGCTCTCCAATAGAACCTGACATACCAATTAATATATCACCTTTTCTAACAATAAATCGGTCGCACTCCTCAAGAAATTGATTGGGAACACAAACCGCATTTTGCAAATCAACATCCTTCCCTGTTAAATTACTTTGTCTCACAATCGGAACACCTTCTGACTGAAAATCTTTGCTTTTAAATGCATATCCATTCTGGATATAGCATATTTCACCGAACGTAGTATTGCACCAATTAACCGGCATTCTACTTGTATCCATCACCCTACCAACGCCGTTTGAAGTTCATCCATCAACTCCTGCATCCCCGGCTCGAACAGTTGCCGGGCAGTAATCAGTCCACCTTTATCAGCGAAAACCGGAATCGTCATAAAATCCTCCTTTGTGATTTCAGCATTCGCGCCAATAAACTGCGCGATAGCCCGGAGCCACTGCATCTGCAACTCCGAAAA
This genomic window from Chlorobaculum limnaeum contains:
- a CDS encoding restriction endonuclease subunit S → MDTSRMPVNWCNTTFGEICYIQNGYAFKSKDFQSEGVPIVRQSNLTGKDVDLQNAVCVPNQFLEECDRFIVRKGDILIGMSGSIGEPSVYKYDKPALQNQRTGLLRPQGDIDVSFIKFFLANAHGILLEKSKGMAIQNISAIDIQSISILLPPLNEQKRIVDKIEMLFSDLDKGEALLKQVQQQLGVYRQSVLKAAVTGELTREWREQNEHRLESGEALLRRILELRRKNWNGRGKYQEPTIIDTSALPQIPDTWVWVSIESLACDEKNAIKAGPFGSALKKEFYVGSGYKIYGQEQVISGDSQYGDYYINEEKYELLKSCAVKPFDVLISLVGTIGKVMVLPEKIEPGIINPRLIKISFDLSIYDPKFFKMYFESAFLKSMYHLDAHGATMDILNLSIIKNLPFVLCSSIEQKEIISKVDDIFSQIDALEKWCATELARSGMLRQSILKAAFSGELVPQDPRDEPASELLARIQAERASAARDGNAPKTAGRRGRKATT